The region GCAGTCCATCAGTGGGACAAGACCTGAATGACAAACTAGTTCGAACTTCCCCTGACTTCTATATGAGGATTTGGTCTGCTGTAGTCGCACACAACCATGAAATGTAATATATACAGGCAGAAGCAGAATTGGTCTTTCTCATAACCACGTGTTGAAGCACAAATATGGGCTAGATCAAATTATTCTTCCTGTGTGGTTATAAGAGTCAAAACCCCCAACTTTATTATAGCCAGGATGTGAAACCACTTCACTGACTGCTTACAGTACATGCTTGAAATCTTACTGTAGCATTTTCAAACAAGGACATACAAACATTCATTTTCAAGACCACCCCAGTTGGCAGTTGTCATTGTGTAAAACTTGGAACAGTTCTTGAGTAATGGATTTAAATAAACAAACAgttaacatttttttattaaataaatgtttaacaATTATTCTAACTTTGTCTTTCCTATAAGTCCAATCATTTAGATTTGTTGTATTCTATTTTGAGTCTAATGTCTTGAAATGCTAAGAATAGAATCAGTATTTCTACATTGTGAATTCCAAATTCTTTACTTTGTCCAGTTACCATAGCAATACCAAGGAACTTTAAATGAATAGGTGTCACTATGGTAATTAGACAAAGAATTCACAAGAATGCAGCAATAATGATCATATTATTTAGATTTGAGACAATAAAAAAAGACTAAGTTTGTTCATTCTGTATAATCATGTAGCCTACCCGCTATAAAGACACATGTCATTTTTCTCACATTCAATGTTTTGACAGATAAAAATGTCCAGTTTGTGGAAACTCAAACAAACCACTCCACTGGCACCAGAAAAAAGCTCTGGAACGCCCCTGGATTTTGTGCAATGCATTGGTAAAGCACTGCTACAGCCCAGGTCAGTAGCCAGACACAACATAGCAAGACAGACTCCAAATCAAGTGAGAAGAAAACAGGTAGGGGAATCATGATGCCAGAGGCACTAATTTGCAAATCATCTGACATTTAACTGTTTCAAAACTATAGCCATGTCTCTTCCTCTGATATTATTTTGTTATGCAGATAAGATATACTATCAGAAGCAGGTCAGCATGCTTCAAGTCATCCTCAAAGCATGAGAACACATCAATGCTTTCCATTGATCCACGGTAGGCTAGCAAAACTGTACATTCTATTAGAGACTAACAATCACACCAGATGAAAAGATAATAATGCTAGAGATGTACATTTGAGAAGGCCTATGCAAGTCTGGCCAGACACATGACGTAGTGTGAGATAGTATCAGTTCCAGTTACAATCACCTTTCCAGTTGTAACACAGTTACATGGAGATGTGTGATGTCGGTTCTTTCCGATGAGTTCAGGCTTCTTTATGATGAGTTCTTAGTATCCCATTGTAACAGGTCGGGGACAGTCAATGTGGACAAGTGGAGTCAAAGAGAGCTGTCTGAATGGGACATCAACAGGATCAGCAGTGGTGGCGGCAGGATATTTTCACTGGGGTAGCTATGGGGTAGCTTGTTCACTGCATAGGGGTGGATTACATGCACACACGCAATCACGTCCGTGAGGTGAGGGAGAACGATGTCGACCTCGATCACCAAATATCTTTGAATATACATATGTACTCAACATGTCATTGAAAATCATGTTAGGGTTTGCAAGAAACCAACGGTTAACTCCCAAACAACAGCCCTCCATTACTCCAATGCCAATTAGCTTGGGTTCAATAGTTTACAGCTAGTAGCCTACTGTTATAGCTATAGGAAACAACACAGCTATCTGCAAATCTTTAGCTACTAGCTAATATTTACAACTTTGCAAAAAGTCAAGTGCAACAATTTTGAAACAATAGGAATCGGGTCATAAAACAGATCAatggtcagatacacacacatcctGATTTAAACTAATTTAGCTAGTGATTTAAAAGACCTGACTCTGGATCAGAGGATAGCTACAGGCAAATTTTACATAGTTCAAAGACATATCAGTTAGATggatttttcaaccactcaaattCAAGACATTCTGTCAGAGCCAATGAGGAGGCACGGTGTTATGTAGGCTGGACCCTGAGCAGTCAGAGCTCGTTTGTGAGAACAGGATTTTGAGAGACAGAAAAATGTAGACTCATTATATATATTGAAATTAAAACATTATTAATTTCTTTCTTGGGGGTGCTAGGCCTATTTTTGACGGCACTTCAGCACCGTCTTGCCCCGGCCCAAAGCCACCACTGAGGATCAGGAATTCCCAAATGTCTAAGCCCTTTAGAATACCAAGCGCAGTATCACAGGTGAGTTGACTCTTGCTAACACAAACGCTTTCATGAGTATTGAGGGGAAAGAGGAAAGATAACATCAATGATGTGTCTCTTCCTTCAGAGTGTCAATGTCTCACGGGTAAACACTGCTAGGACCCAACACCTACATGATTTTAAGACCGACACACTGCAGGACAGCCGGAGTCAGCTCAGAGCTGATACCAGCCTAAAGAGCATTGATCTTAAGCAGTACAGGAAATCAATCCATGTGAGGAATGGTGGTTTGAAGCCTTTGAAACCTGTTGGCCCACAGAGACCAAGTATATTCCAGTGTACTGGCATAACTTCAGGTAAAATCACATTGTTCcttctttcattcattcattcatttaaaaCTGAGCATTCTTCAGACTTTCTACTGTAACCATTGATAAAACATTTAGTTGTTCAAGACTGTTTCACCTTTTGTTATGTGATGATAAATCACATTTCCTCCTAAGACCCTATGAAGAATGTGCAAGAGAAATACCACCAGGGTGACAACACGGCTCCTGTGTTCAGGCGCTTCTATGAGGTGATGCTTGAGGAGCCACAGAGAAGACGTCAAGACAGGCAAAGGCAAGCACTGACATTTCCTAGACAACTCTGTCACAGTTTTGTTGCTCGCAGGATTAGCTAACTGGTAATATTCACTTTCCCTCAAACATGATATCATTTTTTTCCCTCCTATAGATCTGCCCACACATCAGGAACGTTTGAAGGTCACATGGATGATGAACACCTAGAGACTGCAACATCAGATTACTGCCTGGAGGTCCCTAGCTGCTCCCCAGGCGCCCTGCAGCTTCAGCTAGAGGGCCTGTGTCTGCAGGGGGAGTGGGGCCAGCTGGGTGGGGGTAAGAGGTATAGCTCACTACCtacaagtcacccagtaaaagaGACTTTCTTCAAGAGGATGGTGTCAAATGACTCCCATAAGGACGCAGGGTGTGCAAGTGGCAGGAAAATAGAGGACACAAGTAAAGAGGACAGTTCGATGGACACAGCAGACCCTTTCTTCATTAACAAGTGGGATCCAGGCCAGCTTAAAGTCACCTTCACACTTAAAGACTCAAATGAGCAGATGATAAAGAGCGTCCTCCAAAAGCCACCCTCTTCCTGAAACTCAGCAAGAATCGAGTCCATATTCTTTATAGTGGTCACTTGACATCAGAggtgaaaaaagtacccaattgtcatacttgagtaaaagtaaagataccgtaATCAAAAGTGACTTAAGCAAAAGTGAATTtcacccagtgaaatactacttgagtaaaggtTTAAAAgtattgtttttaaatgtacgtaagtatcaaaagtaaaaatgatttcaaattccttatattaagccatacagacagcaccatttttttacatttacggacagccaggggcacactccagacATCATTTATAAATTGACCATGtgcgtttagtgagtccgccagatcagacagtagagatgaccaggggtgttctcttgataaagAGTGTGAATTTGAcctttttcctgtcctgctaagcactcAAAATGTAACGTGTActgttgggtgtcagggaaaatgtatggagtaaaatgtacatcactttctttaggaatgtagtgaagtaaaagttgtcaaaaatataaatagtaaagtacagaaaaAAAATACTTCAGTAGTACTTAAAAGTTgtgtaagtaaaaatactttaacttTACACTGCTGCTCTACATTGTGAGGTCTAAGATTAAATTAAAAAAGGTCAACATTCTGTATGTCTGATATTTTAACTCCTGTATGAGTCATTGCTGCCCTTGACAACTTCCATTTTTTTTATACTATTTTTGGAATTCAAGAGACACTATAAGgtcaaaagtatatggacacctgcttgtcaaacatctcattccaaatgagtgggcattaatatggaattggtccccactttgctcttataagagcctccactcttctgggaaggctttccactagatgttggaacagggacttgcttccattcagtcacaagagcattagtgagttcgGGCACTGATTGTCATGCTGGGGACTGAAATGTGACTGAAGGAACACAAACATAGGCATAGACACAGGCATACAAACacataacatacgcactataaacacaagtacacatggattttgtgttgtatatatgtggtagtggagtatgggcctgagggcacacagtgtgttgtgaattatCTAATGaaagtattgtaatgttttaaaaaattgtataactgccttcattttgccggaccccaggaaaagttgctgctgcctttgcagcagcttatggggatccataataaatacaaatgctgaaacaggaaaggccttccccaaactgttgccacaaagctggaagcacagaattgtctagaatgccattgtatgctgtagcgttaagatttcccaacactggaactaaggggcctagcccgaaccagccccagaccattattcctccaccaaactttacagttggcactatgtattctccttgcaccggccaaacccagatttttCCATAGGACTGCAAGATCgtaaagagtgattcatcactccagagaacacgattccactgctccagagtccaatggcagcgagctttacaacactccagccaacacttggcattgagcatggtgatcttaggcttgtgtgagtctgctcggccatggaaacccatttcatgaagctcccgacgaacagttcttgtgctgacgttgcttccagaggcagtttggaactcggtagtgagagtgttgcaacagagggcAGACGTTTTCTtaagcgcttcagcactcagcggtcccgttctgtgaacttgtgtggcctaccacgtcgcggctgagctgttcttgctcctaaacatttccacttccacaataacagcacttacagttgaccaggtcagcgctaacagggcagaaatttgatgaactgacttgttggaaacgtGGCATCCAATGACTGTGCCAcacagtcactgagctctttagtaaggccattctactgccgatGTTCGTCTTTGGAGATCgtaggggtgtccacatactcgtCTATATATAGTATAAACTTTAACCATTTCTAAATTAATTTATTTAAAGCTTGCGTCACCACTGacacaatacaaacacacacatttacattcaGTCTTTATAGATCCAGTACATAAGAAAATATACTTATAACAATAATTAAGCAAGACTACGTATTTCTAAAATTAAAAAGTAATATTTCACACTGAAAAACATTGGCAACTGAGTTACATTGTTAAAGCTGGAAAACTGCTTCAAATACGACATCTTAATAAAACAAGTATTAGAAAACAAACTAAACCTTAACCATAGTACCCATAGAGGAAATTACATTTAGTCATTTTTTTATGGTTTCATGAGCCAACCTAAATTCAACATGTAATATCAGCATCCTTTTTTCAGACTAATTGGTTTCCTTCTTTTGCTGCTCCCTACCACCTCCTCTCTCAGAGCGACGTTGTTGGAGTGGAAGCTGTAGTGGGCACTGTAACAGGGTGGAGGTCCAGGGAGGGGGCTTCGTCTGGCTGGGGAGGACTCTTCTTTTGGGCCTCCAGTTTCTCTGTCAGCCTGGTGTACAGCTCCTTTACCTGGTCACTGCTCTGTGGACACCAGACAAGCACAGAGAACAGAGAATGAAGAATATGGAAATACAGTAGTTATGCCACAGGGCCAGGAGCTTTCCCATGGCCCTGACTATGGGATGTGACTATGTGACCGGAGTAGGAAAAACTATTTTATAAGCCACATGTAATTTTCAGAACAGTAAAACGTAATGTTACCTGATATAACCCCAGCTCTATGATAATATGAGTGAGGAGTCTCACAATGGGTATCGCCTGGGGGTGGAGCCAATCGCAGAAGATACAAATATAAGTGGCTGTAATACACTTTCATCTCACTtctaagtacagttgaagtcagaagtctacatacaccttaaaaaaaaaaatatgtatttggccaactcagtttcacaattcctgacatttaatcccagtaaaaattccctgtcttaggtcagttaggatcaccagtaTTTTAATTAAGAATgtgtgttcttcgacttgcaagcctccccctttttcctccaaacataacgatggtcattgtggccaaacagttctatttttaatttttttcatcagaccagaggacatttctccaaaaagtgagatctttgtccccatgtgcagttgcaaactgcagtctggcttttttaaatggtggttttggagcagtggcttcttccttgctgagtggcctttcaggtaatgtcgatataggactcgttttactgtggatatagatacttttgtacccgtttcctccagcatcttcacaaggtcctttgctgttgttctgggatggatttgcacttttcgcaccaaagtacgttaatctctaggagacagaatgtgtctccttcctgagtggtatgacggctgcgtggttccatggtgtttatacttgcttactattgtctgtacaaatgaacgcggtaccttcaggcatttggaaattgctcccaagaatgaaccagacttgtggaggtctacaatttttgagttcttggctgatttcttttgattttcccatgatgtcaagcaaaaaggcactgagtttgaaggttggccttgaaatacatccacaggtacatctccaattgactcaaattatgtcaattagcctatcagaagcttctaaagccatgacatcattttctggaattttccaagctgtttaaaggcacagtcaacttagtgtatgtaaacttctgacccactggaattgtgatacagtgaaataatccggctaaacaattgttggaaaaattacttgtgtcatgcacaaagtagatgtcctaacagactagaaaaaactatagtttgttagtaatttgtggagttgttgaaaaactagttttaatgacttccgACTTAAAATGTACATGTGGTCTTCCTTACACAGAGCGTGAGGGAAACACTGAGTCACCGCACTCATAATATCATAGACCCTGGGTTATGTCAAGTAACCTTATgtaggtaggccatcattgtaagtaagaatttgttcttaactgacttgcctagttaaataaatacaaaatgtagCCAACTCCAGTAGAGCTCCTAATCTCTCTGAAGCCAAGTCTAGACAGGATCAACCCTCAGAAGTCCTGACAGTAAGCACCGTATGCTCTAATGAGGGCACAGTGATGTCCAGTTGGTATGGGGGGGTAGCCCTGCATTACAGACCTCTTGAACAGAGACGCTTTTGAACAATGCCCGTGACACAGCCATATGTCTGTTGGAGTGAGCACTCAGGCCCTTCGGAGGTTGTAAACCCTTGCTGTTATATGCCAGTAAAATAGCCTCCATCATCCGATGGGATAAACACTTGCGAGAAattggtcccaagaaacaaagagcagATTGCTCTTTCATAGGGCTCTCGTCCAGGCATTTAGATATGCAATGGATGTACTGGACACAAGCAGTGGAGACGCTCATCCTCCATGGAGGACAAGGCCGGTGGGTGAAAGGTCAACAGCTGTAAAGTGAGGCTATTATAAGCACAACTTACTTCAGGCACAAAAGCGGGGTAAGGATGCAAGGTAACTAAACTTGGATGACCACAGGGCAAAGCTCAGGCACTAGTGGTGGACTGACAGAGCGTGCaattcccccacctgttttgcaGATATAATGGCTAAAAGCAGTTTTAAACGAGATAAATAAAATGTCCATGCTTTCCAGCGGCATGAACGGCTGCTGTGAAATGTCCTCAAGCACGCAGAAGGGTCCCAGGATGACACTAGCCGTTTGGGTACTGGGCACCCTTTTAAAATGACGGACGAGGTGGTACTTCTCCGCTGTACCATTGTCAAAGCCTATGTTGCAGGCCAAGTACACCTTTGCAGTGTAAAAGGCTTGTCCTTGTCCAAAAGGTCCTGCAGGGGGCAGAGTAACTCTGGAATTGAGCAAAGAAATGGAAGGATCTGTTTCTGATCACACCGTCTATCAAACACACCGCACTTCTTGTTGTGTAGTGCGAGTGTTGACGGGGCTGTAATGCTCTGAAGTCTCCACGACTTTCAGCGGCAGGCCTGGAGTGACAGATCTGCTAACCATAGCCGTCCTGGCCAGAAAAGGGCTATCAGGTTGAGAGACCCCTGCTGTTCTGACTCTGGAGAGAATCAGACAGAGGGGGGGAAATGCATAAAGCTGTACTCTTGGCCATGGGTGTGCCAGCGTGTCTACCCCTAGTAGCGCATCATTGCTTGTCATTGAAAAGAACAGCAGGTAGTGTGCGTTTTTGTGTGATGCGATCTACAGACGCCTCTCCTAATTTCTATTCTGGCCAATATGTGGGGATGGATTCCCTCTGGACAACAAGTCCGCTCCTTTGTTCATTGGGCATGGGTCGCGCCTGGGGCATGGGTCGTGCCTGGGGCGTAACAAATGGCGATATGCGCTGCTCCACAACAGGAGTTTGTGTGGGAGGCGCAGGGATTGGGTGCCACCCTGGAGGTTGATGTATGCCACTGTAGTTCTATTGTCCTTTCTGATTAGGACTCCGGAATTGTCCGGAGAAAAAGGCAGAAAGTGCTTTAGGGCcagaagtagaggtcgaccgattatgatctttcaacgccgatactgattaaaTTGGCCGATATATATTTGTAGTAATGACaactacaacaatactgaatgaacacttatttgaacttaatataatacaaatcaaatctatttagtctcaaataaataatgaaacatgttcaatttggtttaaataatgaaaaacagtgttggagaagtaaaagtgcaatatgtgccatgtaaaaaagctaacatttaagttccttgcccagaacatgagaacaaatgaaagctggtggttcaatattcccagttcttcaatattcccagttaataagttttaggttgtagttattataggaattatgacgtcgactatttctctccataccatttgtatttcatatacctttgactattggatgttcttataggcactttagtattgccagcctaatctcaggagttgataggcttgaagtcataaacagcgctgtgcctcaagcattgctaagagttGCTCGCAAACGcggtaaagtgctgtttgaatgaatgcttacgagcctgctgctgccttccACCGCTCAGTCATACTGctttatcaaatcatagacttaattataataaacagagaaataagagccttaggtcattaatatggttaaatccggaaactatcatttaaaaatgtatatatattttttatttcagttAAATACGTAACCGTTCAGGTGGCAACGCCAAgactaaatattgctgttacattgcacaaccttcaatgttgtgtcataattatgtaaaattctggcaaattagttcacaaagagccaggcagcccaaactgttgcatataccctaacTCTGCTTGTACTGAACACAAAAGAAgtaacacaatttccctagttaatattgcctccAAACATGAATTTCGTTTAAGTAaacatgcaggtttaaaaaaaaattgtcggAAGCCTCTCGTAACCATGGATAGAACCCAGGGATGGAAGTGTAGCAAGTGGGTCACTGCCGTAGCACCCTGTGGTCCTCTTTTGGTTATATGTTCTGTGCTCCTGGCGAAATGCTTTGGTGCAACAGTGGTATTTTTATTTGAAAAGGCAATAAAATGCACACGAACTGGGACAGTGCTTTGTGGCAACTGAAATCTTGTCTTCTGGCCTCTGCCTCAACCAACAAGGGTGTTGAGGTGAACACTACGGTATGGAGGACACTCCGGGGGAGAGTGGTCTGCTCCATCTTTTCTGTGCTTTGATATAAAAACGATCGGCCGCTGCACTGGGAACGCGCTCTGGTGGAGCAGAGTGCCCCTCCTGCAGTCTTCAGCCTGGGAGGGGGCAGGGCCGAACATCGTGTGAACCATGCACTGCTCCACTCTGCTGCTGGGGAGGGACCCCTAGGACCgtcttctccccctttcctccaggGGAATCGTTGGGGCGGGACCTTGAAACATCTACAGCGAATGACCGCTCGGTCTCCTGTAGCTCTCCTTGACAGGCCATCAGTGAGCGGTAACGTACAGTGCCCTAACAGAGCATGCTGCGGACACATACGCCATCTGGAGGATGCTAAGCGGGCGAAGGCCAGCTGTGAGCCTCAAACCTGTGTAGATTTTGTTGTGAGCTCAATCCTCTCGACGAGAAGCTACTGTCCTATGCTTGGCGGCGGAGTCCTTCATTTTTTCCTGCTAACCTGTTCGCAGGTGACAGAGGTCCAAGTTGATCGTTAGGAGAGTCGTAGAGGATCTACATAAATTCCGTGAGGAAGCCGAAAGAAGTGAGATTAGAGCGCATTACGGCCACTTATATGGGAAGTGGAGGGTCTACAACAATCATGTTGTGATTGGATCTTCCTAGACTGGCTCCGCCCACAAACACCCACCACCTAGTGTGAGTGacagacacatttttttttttttacataacccCAATCATTGATCTTATGATCTTATGATTACACCATTAGTTATTTAGGTGTTTCAATTAAAGATGAAAGGTTTTGTATAATTTATGCCAGTAATTTTGAATGCAGTTCTCATGAGCCAAAACGGATCTCTGAAAATTGTGCACAATTGTTTACATCATCATTCATTTAGTATGATATCGtgcaaataaaacatgtaataatCCTGCAATCCCGAATTGCAATTTATACAATGTGTTACGAATTTGTAAGTGCTCAAGATCCTGTTCAATCTCCTTTGGAACCTATTTCATGCAATATGGCAGTTTGCCCACCTGTTTTGAGGGTTCCAGGGTTTTCACTAAGGTCTCCACACAAGATGGCAGCACTTTCTGGTGAAGGTGAAGCAACAGGCGTAGGTTGTGTCTGTGGACATTGTCTTTACTGGAATACACATAAAAATATGTCAGGGTGTAATGTGAGATAAAGGTCAAACAGTACTCTACCTCAATTTCACACATTTCATAAATGTTTAGTAACATTTCCATTCATTTCAAATGCAATACTTGCAGTAATCTCCTGTATGTCCCAGGAAAAGACAGACCTGGAGAAAGAGTTGAGGAGGAAGCCATCAAACACAGCAGAGCAGAACTCTTCATTCCCAAACTCATCAGAGAGCAAGGTGAGGTGTGCTGTCAGGAGGTGCAGGAAGATGTCCCCAGAGGCCATGTCGTTGTAGGTCTCCACTGCAGTTACATGATAGAGACAAAACAATGGTGAGAGCCAGGTTAACAACAATTTActaacagtatttatttatttatattaacCTGTGGCAAAACAAGTACAGAACCTACCCAATGCGGGAAGTAACCTTTGTAAGGCATTCTTGTTCCTCTGCTTGGCAATGTGGAGTGCGTAGTACAGACCCATCTCACAAGCCACCCTGTTCTCCTGCAGGTACCTAGGGCAGGGGAGAGCTTACTTTAATCAAAGAGGGTCCTCATTCAGACCTCAgttcaaatacatgtgtatttaaaCAATGTtatttaaatacttattttctgtgtatttgagtattttcaaatgaTTTATATAATTATTTTTGAAAATACTTAGACTACTATTTGAAAGTATTTTAAATACTTATTTCAAATACCTGAGTTAAATGCATG is a window of Oncorhynchus kisutch isolate 150728-3 linkage group LG3, Okis_V2, whole genome shotgun sequence DNA encoding:
- the LOC116367804 gene encoding uncharacterized protein LOC116367804; translated protein: MSKPFRIPSAVSQSVNVSRVNTARTQHLHDFKTDTLQDSRSQLRADTSLKSIDLKQYRKSIHVRNGGLKPLKPVGPQRPSIFQCTGITSDPMKNVQEKYHQGDNTAPVFRRFYEVMLEEPQRRRQDRQRSAHTSGTFEGHMDDEHLETATSDYCLEVPSCSPGALQLQLEGLCLQGEWGQLGGGKRYSSLPTSHPVKETFFKRMVSNDSHKDAGCASGRKIEDTSKEDSSMDTADPFFINKWDPGQLKVTFTLKDSNEQMIKSVLQKPPSS